A window from Salvia miltiorrhiza cultivar Shanhuang (shh) chromosome 2, IMPLAD_Smil_shh, whole genome shotgun sequence encodes these proteins:
- the LOC131012472 gene encoding dihydroorotase, mitochondrial-like isoform X4: protein MELLITQPDDWHLHLRDGELLEAVAPHSSQHFGRAIVMPNLRPPVTTTAAAIAYRQSILNALPKDSDFTPLMTLYLTDTTSPDEIKLARESGVVYAVKLYPAGATTNSQDGVTDLFGKCLPVLEEMVQQNMPLLVHGEVTSADVDVFDREKVFIDTVLIPLIQKLPRLKVVMEHITTKDAVDFVLSSDERFVAATVTPQHIVLNRNSLFQGGLQPHNYCLPVLKREIHRQAIASAVTSGSKRFFLGTDSAPHDRRNKECPCGCAGIYNSPVALSVYAKVFEEAGALDKLEAFMSFNGPDFYGLPRNNSKLTLSKTPWTVPPSFSFKWGEIVPMFAGQVLDWLPSSL from the exons TTCACAACACTTTGGGAGAGCCATAGTCATGCCGAATCTGAGACCTCCAGTCACCACCACTGCTGCAGCTATAGCCTACCGACAATCAATTTTGAATGCTCTGCCGAAAGACAGTGACTTCACTCCTTTGATGACACTTTATTTGACAGACACTACGAGCCCTGATGAGATTAAGTTAGCAA GAGAGAGTGGAGTTGTATATGCCGTGAAATTGTATCCTGCTGGTGCTACTACAAATTCTCAAGATGGTGTGACCGATCTATTCGGGAAGTGTTTGCCTGTACTCGAGGAAATGGTTCAGCAAAATATGCCTTTGTTG GTCCATGGGGAGGTAACAAGTGCAGATGTTGATGTTTTTGACCGTGAAAAGGTCTTCATCGATACAGTTCTCATCCCCTTAATTCAGAAGCTCCCCCGATTGAAGGTTGTCATGGAACACATTACCACTAAGGATGCTGTAGATTTTGTTTTGTCTAGTGATGAAA GATTTGTAGCAGCAACAGTCACTCCGCAACATATTGTCCTTAACAGGAATTCCCTTTTCCAAGGAGGACTGCAGCCTCACAACTATTGTCTTCCAGTACTAAAGAGAGAGATACATA GGCAGGCAATAGCATCAGCTGTTACAAGTGGAAGCAAAAGGTTTTTCCTTGGAACTGATAGTGCTCCTCATGATAGAAGGAACAAGGAGTGTCCTTGTGGGTGTGCTGGAATCTACAATTCTCCTGTGGCCTTGTCAGTGTATGCAAAGGTTTTTGAAGAG GCCGGTGCGCTGGACAAGTTGGAAGCCTTTATGAGCTTCAACGGACCAGACTTCTATGGTCTACCCAGAAACAACTCGAAGCTAACATTGAGCAAGACCCCGTGGACAGTACCACCATCCTTTTCTTTCAAGTGGGGTGAGATTGTTCCCATGTTTGCCGGTCAAGTACTCGACTGGCTACCATCTTCTCTCTAG